One Euphorbia lathyris chromosome 1, ddEupLath1.1, whole genome shotgun sequence DNA segment encodes these proteins:
- the LOC136208270 gene encoding uncharacterized protein, translating into MTTVVPTSEEDPALAVVRFTSELAWADAGPEFAEQQVSRLCVEASECMVRCRWLDLASLMLTSADLVFSNSKVSEKDLECIFTVICNLVTKAESPDESLEMTKLICGKIVQQPTDKPALRLKILFNLYNLLENTFGRFYVYMKALNLALTGKVAEHVIPSLKKIDSFLKEWNLEVKDQRELFLSISNVLRESKSSKDSFKFLTKYLATFSGEEASAMGEAKEEAVRTIIEFVKAPDMFQCDLLDMPAVGQLEKDGKFSLAYQLLNIFLTQRLDTYLEFQAANSALLKSYGLMHEDCIAKMRLMSLVDLASHESGQIPYSLIKDTLRINDDEVELWVVKAITAKLINCKMDQMNQVVIVSSCAERVFGQNQWAELRSKLATWRSNITNVINTIQANKITEDGSQAMQGLAIR; encoded by the exons atgacgaccgTCGTTCCTACGTCCGAAGAAGATCCGGCCCTCGCCGTTGTTCGCTTCACCTCTGAGCTTGCCTGGGCCGACGCTGGTCCCGAG TTTGCAGAGCAACAAGTTTCTAGGCTTTGTGTGGAGGCTTCAGAATGTATGGTGCGGTGCAGATGGTTAGACTTGGCCTCTTTAATGCTCACTTCAGCTGACTTGGTGTTCTCTAACTCTAAGGTTTCAGAGAAAG ATCTTGAGTGTATCTTCACTGTTATCTGCAATCTTGTTACCAAAGCTGAAAGTCCAGATGAATCCCTGGAGATGACGAAGCTCATTTGTGGAAAAATTGTGCAGCAACCAACTGACAAGCCTGCACTGCGATTAAAGAT CTTGTTCAATCTGTACAATCTTCTGGAGAATACATTTGGCCGATTTTATGTGTATATGAAGGCCCTAAATTTGGCTTTGACCGGAAAAGTCGCGGAACATGTCATACCTTCTTTGAAAAAGATTGATAGCTTCTTGAAAGAGTGGAATCTTGAGGTGAAGGATCAGAGGGAGCTATTTCTCAGCATTTCGAATGTACTAAGAGAGAGTAAGAG CTCGAAggattctttcaaattcctGACCAAGTACTTGGCAACCTTTTCTGGTGAGGAGGCGTCTGCAATGGGTGAAGCCAAGGAGGAAGCCGTGCGCACAATTATTGAATTTGTTAAGGCGCCTGACATGTTTCAG TGTGACCTTCTAGATATGCCTGCTGTGGGGCAATTGGAAAAGGATGGGAAATTTTCTTTGGCATATCAGCTATTGAATATCTTTCTTACTCAGAGGCTAGATACCTATTTGGAGTTTCAGGCTGCAAATTCTGCTTTACTGAAAAGCTATG GTCTCATGCATGAAGATTGTATAGCAAAGATGAGATTAATGTCATTGGTTGATCTTGCCTCTCATGAATCTGGTCAAATTCCATATTCCCTTATCAAGGATACTCTTCGA ATTAATGATGATGAGGTGGAATTATGGGTGGTGAAGGCAATAACTGCCAAGTTAATCAACTGTAAAATGGACCAGATGAATCAAGTTGTGATTGTTAG TAGCTGTGCTGAGCGTGTATTTGGACAAAATCAGTGGGCAGAACTTAGATCGAAGCTAGCTACTTGGCGG AGTAATATTACAAACGTGATAAACACAATCCAAGCTAACAAGATAACTGAAGATGGATCACAAGCAATGCAAGGATTGGCGATTCGTTAA